The segment AGTCATCATTCTGAAGGCCCATATCTATCTTGTCCTGATTGTAAAGAAAAAAATCTGCGACGATTGTTCTTGCAAGTCTTTCAGCCTTATCCTTTGAACTTTCCATACTAACCTCCAAAGTGTAACAGTAGCTTCGAGAGGGTTTTTTTCAGTTCTCTCCTTTCAATAATCATATCGATTAGACCGTGTTCTAACAAAAATTCAGCCCTCTGAAAACCCTCAGGGAGCTTTTGCTTTATTGTTTGTTCAATGACTCGGGGGCCGGCGAAACCTATCAGAGCTCCAGGCTCTGCAATAATCACGTCTCCAAGAAAGGCAAAGCTTGCCGAAACTCCACCCATTGTCGGGTGAGTAAGAATCGTTATGAACGGCACCCCCCTTTCCTCAAGACGTGCAAGGGCTGCAGATGTCTTTGCCATCTGCATTAGGGATAGAACTCCTTCCTGCATTCTCGCTCCACCTGAAGCAGTTATGCAGATAAATGGAATTCCCTCTTCTGCAGCCCTTTCTGCATTTCTCGTTACCTTCTCGCCGGCCACCGAGCCCATACTTCCACCCATAAACCTGAAATCAAAGCAACTTACTAAAACTTCCCTACCCTCTATTTTTCCCCTTGCATTAACTACTGAATCCTTTAATCCTGTCTTTTTCTGTGCCTCCTCAAGTCTCTGTCTGTAAGATTTTCTGTCCTTAAAGTTTAGAGGGTCGGTTGGTGTA is part of the Balnearium lithotrophicum genome and harbors:
- the accD gene encoding acetyl-CoA carboxylase, carboxyltransferase subunit beta; amino-acid sequence: MLEKLFRRKKPSKKEEQLQLPSGLWLKCERCKTLLFRGELESSFWVCPKCGYHFPVPAKDRLYMLFDKGTYEELDGELTPTDPLNFKDRKSYRQRLEEAQKKTGLKDSVVNARGKIEGREVLVSCFDFRFMGGSMGSVAGEKVTRNAERAAEEGIPFICITASGGARMQEGVLSLMQMAKTSAALARLEERGVPFITILTHPTMGGVSASFAFLGDVIIAEPGALIGFAGPRVIEQTIKQKLPEGFQRAEFLLEHGLIDMIIERRELKKTLSKLLLHFGG